The Megachile rotundata isolate GNS110a chromosome 8, iyMegRotu1, whole genome shotgun sequence genome has a segment encoding these proteins:
- the LOC100882572 gene encoding uncharacterized protein LOC100882572 isoform X1: protein MSRSRRPSVSIYDYPEHLNPFNDEVTNGQPPLYRDGKTKDSKHKFWTFGRSRKKRSNSFSIKSTWNGLFGKRKEDKSEAQEKRSTITTVSSTYKREPYAKPMPATRATKDQQEFDEALGTLARRRKYTLDNSASRYGSSLTVNGDPARIYDGSPQDTTASIMGDLTPKPPARRFGQVSPKPTDKIPPLNFEDKSPQENGSVTLREKTQERTPVPPLRRFGNRSSQRTHASAVDSEEEASRSGDVTLCDENENVPEDYVFKRYSQDAVRKSNLSINSCVSVGSTMSAYGRKKRRAPQPPRRVEKLDTTEQVSPNIELRIVEPSDIARVTENIDQMTKKSKNFDREQANIVDTDTDRENKPSEEIATEIASIKSTEDKENIANSYEMEASKEKNVIEKERDQLESSTTKEEEETSKKPDNEEDAAKDAAKDAAEKNEHVRVEYHRTSHENIEIIKDVDRDGSLSEDALSRSDSFSVKDEIEKIEKQIKALETRNASRDSSEEKDANDLHENTRQSIQANRRNFFQNMVENENDTSAIKIEFKEFPKEQKDIRVVRLNESPVPTTAHREPVKVIELHISEPIRQKPEILEDVNPIPKPRRHSSLNLNESRSDVTSIDARNNFHSIRGKSF from the exons ATGTCGCGTTCGAGACGTCCGAGCGTTTCCATCTACGATTATCCGGAACACTTGAATCCGTTCAACGACGAAGTGACCAACGGACAGCCTCCACTGTATCGCGATGGAAAAACGAAAGATTCGAAGCACAAGTTTTGGACCTTCGGCAGAAGCAGGAAGAAGAGATCGAACAGCTTCTCTATCAAATCCACCTG GAACGGATTGTTCGGTAAACGAAAAGAAGACAAGTCGGAAGCGCAAGAGAAGAGGTCCACGATTACCACGG TTTCGTCGACCTACAAACGAGAGCCTTACGCGAAACCGATGCCGGCAACGCGCGCGACCAAGGATCAACAGGAGTTCGACGAGGCACTCGGTACCTTGGCGAGACGAAGAAAATATACTTTAGATAATTCAGCCTCGAGATACGGTTCGAGTTTGACCGTGAACGGTGATCCTGCTCGAATCTACGACGGTAGTCCGCAGGACACTACCGCTTCCATCATGGGTGATCTCACTCCAAAACCACCCGCGAGAAG GTTCGGTCAAGTGAGTCCAAAACCAACCGATAAAATACCACCGTTGAACTTCGAGGATAAGAGTCCGCAGGAGAATGGGAGTGTGACGCTTCGCGAGAAAACGCAGGAAAGAACGCCTGTACCGCCTTT GCGAAGATTCGGTAACAGATCGTCGCAAAGGACGCACGCGAGTGCCGTGGATTCGGAAGAGGAAGCGAGTCGATCGGGCGACGTCACGTTATGTGACGAGAACGAAAATGTTCCCGAGGATTACGTGTTCAAGAGATATTCCCAGGATGCGGTTAGAAAGTCGAATCTTTCGATAAATAGTTGCGTATCCGTTGGAAGCACGATGAGCGCGTACGGTCGTAAAAAACGTAGAGCACCACAGCCACCGCGTCGCGTAGAAAAACTAGACACCACCGAG CAAGTTTCGCCTAACATAGAGCTTCGAATAGTCGAGCCAAGCGATATAGCAAGGGTTACCGAAAACATCGACCAGATGACGAAGAAAAGCAAAAATTTTGATCGAGAACAGGCCAATATCGTCGACACCGATACCGATCGCGAGAACAAGCCGTCGGAAGAAATCGCTACGGAAATTGCTTCGATTAAATCTACGGAAGATAAAGAGAATATCGCAAACTCGTACGAAATGGAAGCATCTAAGGAGAAGAATGTAATAGAAAAGGAACGGGATCAATTGGAAAGCTCGAcaacgaaagaagaagaagaaacgtcGAAGAAACCGGACAACGAGGAGGATGCCGCGAAGGATGCCGCGAAGGATGCCGCGGAGAAAAACGAACATGTTCGGGTCGAGTATCACAGAACTTCTCACGAGAACATAGAAATTATCAAAGACGTTGATCGAGATGGTTCGTTATCCGAAGATGCGTTATCTAGAAGCGATAGCTTCTCGGTAAAAGATGaaatcgagaaaatcgagaagcAGATAAAGGCTCTCGAGACGAGAAACGCTTCCAGGGATTCGTCGGAAGAAAAAGATGCGAACGACTTGCACGAAAACACCAGGCAATCTATTCAGGCGAATCGTCGAAACTTTTTCCAAAACATGgtggaaaatgaaaatgatacGAGCGCGATTAAAatagaatttaaggaattccCGAAAGAACAAAAAGACATTCGCGTGGTGAGATTGAACGAGTCGCCTGTTCCCACAACTGCGCACAGAGAACCGGTGAAAGTGATCGAGCTTCACATTTCCGAACCTATCAGGCAAAAGCCCGAAATCCTCGAAGATGTGAATCCGATACCGAAACCAAGGAGACACAGCTCGTTGAATCTGAACGAGTCACGATCGGACGTGACATCGATCGATGCACGAAACAATTTTCACTCGATCCGAGGCAAATCCTTTTAA
- the aub gene encoding aubergine isoform X2: protein MADQGRGRSRGRGRGQDDKKPTMPTQYPQPQGAWSRRPGPSQPQPGPSSQTPYSRPQQPQQPTTRAVERLGPRGDSGPGYAGEATSEKMDVGAGGDVPTLGRGAMRGRRQLPVEIFTRPSSLVTKKGTSGPIIQLQSNYFKLLTTTNWCLYQYRVDFAPDEDRTVVRKGLLKLHKQKLGAYVFDGTVLYSSRRADDVEEFWSTRQSDGANVRITIRLVGELMRNDPQYLQFFNIIMRKCLDLLKLQLVGRDYFDARSKVEIQEFRLELWPGYLTSIRQHENDILMCAEVTHKVMRQQTVLDILNDCYQRNSRSWKESFERQVTGLVVLTDYNNNTYRITDIDYDTNPTSTFKLRSGESISYKDYYQNKYRIGIRNDSQPMLVTRLKPKERHAGQPELVYLVPELCRATGLTDNMRENFHLMAALAKHTRISPKSRIAKLMTFNRRLHSESAIRQELDEWNLKLDDKLVNITGRALPPEKIILGGNRPVSAGKTADWTRELHNKALFNTAKLSNWVLICMHRMRHEVEKFIRMLQESARGMGCTIENPRYWDINDDRSNTYSDTLERIMSSSNPELVFCLVLNNRADRYSAIKKKCIVDRPVPSQVFLAKNLNSKGVRSIATKVAIQLTCKLGGAPWSVELPPINLMVVGFDVCHDPSDKSRDFGAMVASLDKGLTRYFSAVSAHNSGEELSNQFSVNMMKALHCYRNANKCFPSHIVIYRDGVGEGQVPHVRDHELEQLKSKLNEIYGDNPVRMAFVIVTKRINTRFFYNQENPPPGTVVDDVVTNPMRYDFYIVSQSVWQGTVTPCAYNVIADTTGWKADQLQRITYKLCHMYFNWSGTVRVPAPCQYAHKLAFMVAQFIRRSPSTQMETLLYYL, encoded by the exons atggcTGATCAAGGTAGGGGCAGGAGTCGTGGGCGTGGAAGAGGTCAAGATGATAAAAAACCTACAATGCCGACTCAGTACCCTCAGCCTCAGGGTGCCTGGAGTCGCAGACCTGGACCATCTCAACCGCAACCAGGTCCATCTTCACAAACGCCGTATTCCAGACCACAACAGCCGCAACAG CCGACAACACGCGCTGTGGAACGCTTAGGTCCTAGAGGCGACAGCGGACCGGGATATGCAGGTGAAGCTACCTCGGAAAAAATGGATG TTGGCGCAGGGGGCGATGTACCAACGCTTGGAAGAGGAGCTATGCGAGGTCGACGGCAGTTACCTGTAGAAATATTTACAAGACCTTCGAGCCTCGTAACCAAAAAGG GTACTAGCGGACCAATAATACAGTTGCAGTCtaactattttaaattattgactACCACGAATTGGTGTCTATATCAGTACCGAGTCGATTTCGCTCCTGATGAAGATCGCACCGTAGTGCGGAAAGGTTTACTCAAGCTTCACAAGCAGAAACTCGGAGCGTACGTCTTCGATGGAACTGTCCTTTATTCAAGCAGGCGGGCAGATGAT GTAGAAGAATTTTGGTCCACACGACAATCAGACGGAGCCAATGTTAGAATCACTATACGCCTTGTTGGAGAATTAATGAGAAATGATCCACagtatcttcaattttttaatataataatgcgCAAATGTTTGGATTTGTTGAAGCTTCAGCTTGTTGGACGGGATTACTTTGACGCTCGTAGCaag GTAGAAATACAAGAATTCAGATTAGAGCTTTGGCCTGGCTACCTTACTTCCATTAGACAGCACGAAAATGATATCCTTATGTGCGCTGAAGTAACACACAAAGTTATGCGTCAACAAACTGTACTCGATATATTAAATGATTGTTATCAGCGAAATTCTCGTTCCTGGAAA GAATCGTTCGAAAGGCAAGTTACCGGTCTTGTTGTTCTTACGGATTATAATAACAACACATATCGTATAACTGACATAGATTACGACACAAATCCCACTTCTACTTTCAAGTTACGAAGTGGTGAAAGTATATCTTATAAAGATTACTATCAAAATAAATATCGGATCGGAATAAGAAATGACAGTCAACCAATGCTCGTTACAAGATTAAAACCGAAAGAACGTCATGCAGGTCAACCCGAATTGGTCTATCTTGTTCCTGAATTATGTCGTGCAACAG GTTTAACTGACAATATGCGAGAGAATTTCCACTTGATGGCTGCATTAGCAAAACATACTCGAATATCTCCCAAATCACGTATAGCCAAACTAATGACTTTTAATAGACGACTTCATAGTGAAAGCGCGATACGTCAAGAACTTGATGAGTGGAATCTGAAACTTGACGATAAACTTGTTAATATAACAGGTCGTGCGTTACCGCCGGAAAAAATAATTCTCGGAGGTAATCGTCCCGTTTCCGCGGGCAAGACAGCGGACTGGACGCGGGAATTACATAATAAAGCTTTGTTTAATACCGCCAAATTATCTAACTGGGTTTTAATCTGCATGCATCGTATGAGACACGAAGTCGAG AAATTCATCAGAATGCTTCAAGAATCAGCACGTGGAATGGGTTGTACAATCGAGAACCCTAGATATTGGGATATCAACGATGATCGATCCAACACATATTCCGATACCCTCGAAAGGATAATGAGTTCTTCTAATCCTGAATTAGTTTTCTGCTTGGTATTGAACAATCGAGCCGATCGATACAGTgctattaaaaagaaatgtatcGTTGACCGGCCTGTACCCTCACAAGTTTTCCTTGCGAAAAATCTCAACTCTAAAGGCGTAAGATCGATCGCTACCAAAGTAGCGATCCAATTGACTTGTAAACTTGGTGGTGCTCCatggagcgtggaattaccgccAATTAATTTAATGGTTGTCGGTTTCGACGTGTGTCACGATCCAAGTGATAAAAGCCGAGATTTCGGTGCTATGGTTGCATCGCTTGATAAAGGTTTAACTAGATACTTCAGTGCAGTAAGCGCTCATAATTCGGGTGAAGAATTGTCGAATCAGTTCTCTGTAAATATGATGAAAGCTTTGCATTGTTACAGAAATGCAAACAAGTGTTTTCCGTCGCATATCGTAATTTATCGCGATGGCGTAGGTGAAGGTCAAGTTCCGCATGTTCGTGACCACGAATTGGAACAACTAAAATCAAAGTTGAACGAAATTTATGGAGATAATCCTGTTCGAATGGCATTTGTAATAGTTACCAAACGTATTAATACTCGTTTCTTCTATAATCAAGAAAATCCTCCACCAGGCACCGTAGTCGATGACGTAGTTACAAATCCGATGAGATACGACTTTTATATCGTATCTCAAAGTGTATGGCAAGGTACGGTAACGCCATGCGCTTACAACGTAATTGCCGATACAACTGGTTGGAAAGCAGACCAGTTACAAAGAATTACTTATAAATTATGCCATATGTACTTCAATTGGTCAGGTACTGTAAGAGTACCAGCGCCTTGCCAGTACGCTCATAAATTGGCTTTTATGGTAGCGCAGTTCATACGCCGTTCACCAAGTACACAAATGGAAACATTATTGTATTACCTCTAA
- the LOC100877149 gene encoding HEAT repeat-containing protein 3 — protein MGKERRQRRKPHKENPTGLPSVKDFEALEDDSKVNNVSEVALQTAYEEIQSANVGEKLSGLQTLESMSYDSTIAVQVATDGIAKMIGPLLIDPNATVRAYSASALRHIVDNGKTETHASLLKDDIMTPLCSLLKNYYAEWEPKSDQDKESNVKAEEDAFIQVVTLLWTLCEHNEDAVKIANEADIVSILKKFFDINTYNIEITTVTAQCLLSLSEDNPTAIKKLCSCENIISRLLNLETGNNDVADLIYLKTAISGLIINIVNLMDNDTTDIVQRVICVLSDTLSIDCKQLLSDLTSILPHKKNDYSDSAKKKVQTNRKILSAQQQALEILANLCVEDQENDDSNDSDINDIEFEIDGVNDVCMDDKLYNKTSSSLSPEIIEVFNSCNTLKKVWDKTVAVDKDTAEILEQNVEGEAVLKQMHILNCRAYLCLNNLISCLEMDTLGGIENIYRMWCNIGTVVFKDANPDDTELLESATAAMRAALEKLSEAEVNVFNQLTLNDIHPMLNGERQCKDPNIRVNLLRILGNLATVLTRNNVTESSELIKHISIFLLDTCLNESKVWVMAECMDAIMDIYAEDDSDKIASETKLIERLYGLVPLFKDKMRQQRKTLGDNIAVVSTVKNNIMRFIKYKEKRMRHV, from the exons atgggaaaagagAGAAGACAGAGGAGAAAACCTCATAAAGAAAATCCTACGGGCCTTCCGTCTGTTAAGGATTTCGAAGCGTTAGAAGATGATAGCAAGGTTAACAATGTTTCAGAGGTTGCTTTACAAACAGCATACGAAGAA ATACAATCTGCTAATGTTGGAGAAAAATTATCCGGTTTGCAAACGTTAGAATCAATGTCTTACGATTCAACGATTGCTGTACAAGTTGCGACAGATGGAATTGCTAAAATGATAGGACCATTGCTTATCGATCCAAATGCAACGGTGAGAGCCTATAGCGCTAGTGCTTTAAGGCATATCGTGGACAATGGAAAAACTGAAACGCATGCAAGTTTATTAAAAGATGATATTATGACGCCATTGTGTAGTTTATTGAAGAAC TATTACGCAGAATGGGAACCGAAATCTGACCAGGACAAGGAAAGTAACGTCAAAGCAGAAGAGGATGCATTTATTCAGGTTGTCACGTTATTATGGACGCTATGTGAACATAACGAAGATGCGGTAAAAATTGCTAACGAAGCGGATATTGTTtcaattttgaagaaattttttgATATCAATACTTACAATATAGAAATTACTACAGTAACGGCACAGTGTTTATTGTCTTTGTCCGAAGACAATCCCACTGCTATTAAAAAACTTTGTAGTTGCGAAAATATTATTTCTCGATTATTAAATCTTGAGACGGGTAATAACGATGTTGCTGATTTGATTTATCTTAAAACTGCTATTAGcggattaataattaatatagtaaACTTGATGGATAACGATACGACCGATATAGTACAGAGAGTAATATGTGTGCTTTCCGATACACTCTCCATTGATTGTAAACAATTGTTGTCCGATTTAACATCAATTTTACCTCATAAAAAGAATGATTACTCGGATAGTGCAAAAAAGAAAGTACAGACAAATAGAAAAATTCTTAGCGCGCAGCAACAAGCATTAGAAATTTTAGCTAATTTATGCGTAGAAGATCAAGAAAACGATGACAGCAACGATTCCGATATAAATGATATAGAGTTTGAAATTGATGGGGTAAACGATGTTTGTATGGatgataaattatataataaaacaagTTCTTCTCTATCACCGGAAATAATCGAAGTTTTTAATAGTTGTAATACATTAAAAAAAGTATGGGATAAAACTGTAGCCGTGGATAAAGATACAGCAGAAATATTGGAACAAAACGTGGAAGGAGAAGCTGTTTTGAAGCAAATGCATATACTAAACTGTAGAGCTTATTTGTGCTTGAATAATTTGATATCGTGTCTAGAAATGGATACACTCGGTGgtatagaaaatatatatag aatgtGGTGCAATATCGGAACAGTTGTTTTCAAAGATGCGAATCCAGACGATACCGAATTGTTAGAATCTGCTACCGCAGCTATGAGAGCAGCCCTCGAAAAATTATCCGAGGCAGAAGTAAACGTTTTTAATCAATTAACGTTAAACGATATTCATCCGATGTTAAATGGAGAACGTCAGTGCAAAGATCCTAACATTCGAGTGAATTTGTTGCGAATATTGGGAAACTTAGCTACAGTTTTAACGAGGAATAACGTTACCGAATCGAGCGAATTAATTAAA catATATCCATATTTTTGTTGGACACTTGCCTGAACGAGTCAAAAGTGTGGGTAATGGCAGAATGCATGGATGCCATAATGGACATATACGCGGAAGATGATAGCGATAAAATAGCGAGCGAAACGAaattgatagaaagattgtaCGGTCTGGTACCACTTTTTAAAGACAAG ATGCGACAACAACGGAAAACATTAGGGGATAACATTGCGGTAGTGTCTACGGTTAAAAACAATATCATGAGGTTTATAAAGTACAAGGAAAAACGAATGAGGCATGTTTAA
- the aub gene encoding aubergine isoform X1, with product MADQGRGRSRGRGRGQDDKKPTMPTQYPQPQGAWSRRPGPSQPQPGPSSQTPYSRPQQPQQSYSKVKGTVKPTTRAVERLGPRGDSGPGYAGEATSEKMDVGAGGDVPTLGRGAMRGRRQLPVEIFTRPSSLVTKKGTSGPIIQLQSNYFKLLTTTNWCLYQYRVDFAPDEDRTVVRKGLLKLHKQKLGAYVFDGTVLYSSRRADDVEEFWSTRQSDGANVRITIRLVGELMRNDPQYLQFFNIIMRKCLDLLKLQLVGRDYFDARSKVEIQEFRLELWPGYLTSIRQHENDILMCAEVTHKVMRQQTVLDILNDCYQRNSRSWKESFERQVTGLVVLTDYNNNTYRITDIDYDTNPTSTFKLRSGESISYKDYYQNKYRIGIRNDSQPMLVTRLKPKERHAGQPELVYLVPELCRATGLTDNMRENFHLMAALAKHTRISPKSRIAKLMTFNRRLHSESAIRQELDEWNLKLDDKLVNITGRALPPEKIILGGNRPVSAGKTADWTRELHNKALFNTAKLSNWVLICMHRMRHEVEKFIRMLQESARGMGCTIENPRYWDINDDRSNTYSDTLERIMSSSNPELVFCLVLNNRADRYSAIKKKCIVDRPVPSQVFLAKNLNSKGVRSIATKVAIQLTCKLGGAPWSVELPPINLMVVGFDVCHDPSDKSRDFGAMVASLDKGLTRYFSAVSAHNSGEELSNQFSVNMMKALHCYRNANKCFPSHIVIYRDGVGEGQVPHVRDHELEQLKSKLNEIYGDNPVRMAFVIVTKRINTRFFYNQENPPPGTVVDDVVTNPMRYDFYIVSQSVWQGTVTPCAYNVIADTTGWKADQLQRITYKLCHMYFNWSGTVRVPAPCQYAHKLAFMVAQFIRRSPSTQMETLLYYL from the exons atggcTGATCAAGGTAGGGGCAGGAGTCGTGGGCGTGGAAGAGGTCAAGATGATAAAAAACCTACAATGCCGACTCAGTACCCTCAGCCTCAGGGTGCCTGGAGTCGCAGACCTGGACCATCTCAACCGCAACCAGGTCCATCTTCACAAACGCCGTATTCCAGACCACAACAGCCGCAACAG AGTTATTCCAAAGTAAAAGGCACGGTGAAG CCGACAACACGCGCTGTGGAACGCTTAGGTCCTAGAGGCGACAGCGGACCGGGATATGCAGGTGAAGCTACCTCGGAAAAAATGGATG TTGGCGCAGGGGGCGATGTACCAACGCTTGGAAGAGGAGCTATGCGAGGTCGACGGCAGTTACCTGTAGAAATATTTACAAGACCTTCGAGCCTCGTAACCAAAAAGG GTACTAGCGGACCAATAATACAGTTGCAGTCtaactattttaaattattgactACCACGAATTGGTGTCTATATCAGTACCGAGTCGATTTCGCTCCTGATGAAGATCGCACCGTAGTGCGGAAAGGTTTACTCAAGCTTCACAAGCAGAAACTCGGAGCGTACGTCTTCGATGGAACTGTCCTTTATTCAAGCAGGCGGGCAGATGAT GTAGAAGAATTTTGGTCCACACGACAATCAGACGGAGCCAATGTTAGAATCACTATACGCCTTGTTGGAGAATTAATGAGAAATGATCCACagtatcttcaattttttaatataataatgcgCAAATGTTTGGATTTGTTGAAGCTTCAGCTTGTTGGACGGGATTACTTTGACGCTCGTAGCaag GTAGAAATACAAGAATTCAGATTAGAGCTTTGGCCTGGCTACCTTACTTCCATTAGACAGCACGAAAATGATATCCTTATGTGCGCTGAAGTAACACACAAAGTTATGCGTCAACAAACTGTACTCGATATATTAAATGATTGTTATCAGCGAAATTCTCGTTCCTGGAAA GAATCGTTCGAAAGGCAAGTTACCGGTCTTGTTGTTCTTACGGATTATAATAACAACACATATCGTATAACTGACATAGATTACGACACAAATCCCACTTCTACTTTCAAGTTACGAAGTGGTGAAAGTATATCTTATAAAGATTACTATCAAAATAAATATCGGATCGGAATAAGAAATGACAGTCAACCAATGCTCGTTACAAGATTAAAACCGAAAGAACGTCATGCAGGTCAACCCGAATTGGTCTATCTTGTTCCTGAATTATGTCGTGCAACAG GTTTAACTGACAATATGCGAGAGAATTTCCACTTGATGGCTGCATTAGCAAAACATACTCGAATATCTCCCAAATCACGTATAGCCAAACTAATGACTTTTAATAGACGACTTCATAGTGAAAGCGCGATACGTCAAGAACTTGATGAGTGGAATCTGAAACTTGACGATAAACTTGTTAATATAACAGGTCGTGCGTTACCGCCGGAAAAAATAATTCTCGGAGGTAATCGTCCCGTTTCCGCGGGCAAGACAGCGGACTGGACGCGGGAATTACATAATAAAGCTTTGTTTAATACCGCCAAATTATCTAACTGGGTTTTAATCTGCATGCATCGTATGAGACACGAAGTCGAG AAATTCATCAGAATGCTTCAAGAATCAGCACGTGGAATGGGTTGTACAATCGAGAACCCTAGATATTGGGATATCAACGATGATCGATCCAACACATATTCCGATACCCTCGAAAGGATAATGAGTTCTTCTAATCCTGAATTAGTTTTCTGCTTGGTATTGAACAATCGAGCCGATCGATACAGTgctattaaaaagaaatgtatcGTTGACCGGCCTGTACCCTCACAAGTTTTCCTTGCGAAAAATCTCAACTCTAAAGGCGTAAGATCGATCGCTACCAAAGTAGCGATCCAATTGACTTGTAAACTTGGTGGTGCTCCatggagcgtggaattaccgccAATTAATTTAATGGTTGTCGGTTTCGACGTGTGTCACGATCCAAGTGATAAAAGCCGAGATTTCGGTGCTATGGTTGCATCGCTTGATAAAGGTTTAACTAGATACTTCAGTGCAGTAAGCGCTCATAATTCGGGTGAAGAATTGTCGAATCAGTTCTCTGTAAATATGATGAAAGCTTTGCATTGTTACAGAAATGCAAACAAGTGTTTTCCGTCGCATATCGTAATTTATCGCGATGGCGTAGGTGAAGGTCAAGTTCCGCATGTTCGTGACCACGAATTGGAACAACTAAAATCAAAGTTGAACGAAATTTATGGAGATAATCCTGTTCGAATGGCATTTGTAATAGTTACCAAACGTATTAATACTCGTTTCTTCTATAATCAAGAAAATCCTCCACCAGGCACCGTAGTCGATGACGTAGTTACAAATCCGATGAGATACGACTTTTATATCGTATCTCAAAGTGTATGGCAAGGTACGGTAACGCCATGCGCTTACAACGTAATTGCCGATACAACTGGTTGGAAAGCAGACCAGTTACAAAGAATTACTTATAAATTATGCCATATGTACTTCAATTGGTCAGGTACTGTAAGAGTACCAGCGCCTTGCCAGTACGCTCATAAATTGGCTTTTATGGTAGCGCAGTTCATACGCCGTTCACCAAGTACACAAATGGAAACATTATTGTATTACCTCTAA
- the LOC100882572 gene encoding uncharacterized protein LOC100882572 isoform X2: MPATRATKDQQEFDEALGTLARRRKYTLDNSASRYGSSLTVNGDPARIYDGSPQDTTASIMGDLTPKPPARRFGQVSPKPTDKIPPLNFEDKSPQENGSVTLREKTQERTPVPPLRRFGNRSSQRTHASAVDSEEEASRSGDVTLCDENENVPEDYVFKRYSQDAVRKSNLSINSCVSVGSTMSAYGRKKRRAPQPPRRVEKLDTTEQVSPNIELRIVEPSDIARVTENIDQMTKKSKNFDREQANIVDTDTDRENKPSEEIATEIASIKSTEDKENIANSYEMEASKEKNVIEKERDQLESSTTKEEEETSKKPDNEEDAAKDAAKDAAEKNEHVRVEYHRTSHENIEIIKDVDRDGSLSEDALSRSDSFSVKDEIEKIEKQIKALETRNASRDSSEEKDANDLHENTRQSIQANRRNFFQNMVENENDTSAIKIEFKEFPKEQKDIRVVRLNESPVPTTAHREPVKVIELHISEPIRQKPEILEDVNPIPKPRRHSSLNLNESRSDVTSIDARNNFHSIRGKSF; the protein is encoded by the exons ATGCCGGCAACGCGCGCGACCAAGGATCAACAGGAGTTCGACGAGGCACTCGGTACCTTGGCGAGACGAAGAAAATATACTTTAGATAATTCAGCCTCGAGATACGGTTCGAGTTTGACCGTGAACGGTGATCCTGCTCGAATCTACGACGGTAGTCCGCAGGACACTACCGCTTCCATCATGGGTGATCTCACTCCAAAACCACCCGCGAGAAG GTTCGGTCAAGTGAGTCCAAAACCAACCGATAAAATACCACCGTTGAACTTCGAGGATAAGAGTCCGCAGGAGAATGGGAGTGTGACGCTTCGCGAGAAAACGCAGGAAAGAACGCCTGTACCGCCTTT GCGAAGATTCGGTAACAGATCGTCGCAAAGGACGCACGCGAGTGCCGTGGATTCGGAAGAGGAAGCGAGTCGATCGGGCGACGTCACGTTATGTGACGAGAACGAAAATGTTCCCGAGGATTACGTGTTCAAGAGATATTCCCAGGATGCGGTTAGAAAGTCGAATCTTTCGATAAATAGTTGCGTATCCGTTGGAAGCACGATGAGCGCGTACGGTCGTAAAAAACGTAGAGCACCACAGCCACCGCGTCGCGTAGAAAAACTAGACACCACCGAG CAAGTTTCGCCTAACATAGAGCTTCGAATAGTCGAGCCAAGCGATATAGCAAGGGTTACCGAAAACATCGACCAGATGACGAAGAAAAGCAAAAATTTTGATCGAGAACAGGCCAATATCGTCGACACCGATACCGATCGCGAGAACAAGCCGTCGGAAGAAATCGCTACGGAAATTGCTTCGATTAAATCTACGGAAGATAAAGAGAATATCGCAAACTCGTACGAAATGGAAGCATCTAAGGAGAAGAATGTAATAGAAAAGGAACGGGATCAATTGGAAAGCTCGAcaacgaaagaagaagaagaaacgtcGAAGAAACCGGACAACGAGGAGGATGCCGCGAAGGATGCCGCGAAGGATGCCGCGGAGAAAAACGAACATGTTCGGGTCGAGTATCACAGAACTTCTCACGAGAACATAGAAATTATCAAAGACGTTGATCGAGATGGTTCGTTATCCGAAGATGCGTTATCTAGAAGCGATAGCTTCTCGGTAAAAGATGaaatcgagaaaatcgagaagcAGATAAAGGCTCTCGAGACGAGAAACGCTTCCAGGGATTCGTCGGAAGAAAAAGATGCGAACGACTTGCACGAAAACACCAGGCAATCTATTCAGGCGAATCGTCGAAACTTTTTCCAAAACATGgtggaaaatgaaaatgatacGAGCGCGATTAAAatagaatttaaggaattccCGAAAGAACAAAAAGACATTCGCGTGGTGAGATTGAACGAGTCGCCTGTTCCCACAACTGCGCACAGAGAACCGGTGAAAGTGATCGAGCTTCACATTTCCGAACCTATCAGGCAAAAGCCCGAAATCCTCGAAGATGTGAATCCGATACCGAAACCAAGGAGACACAGCTCGTTGAATCTGAACGAGTCACGATCGGACGTGACATCGATCGATGCACGAAACAATTTTCACTCGATCCGAGGCAAATCCTTTTAA